One part of the Rothia sp. ZJ932 genome encodes these proteins:
- a CDS encoding carbon starvation CstA family protein: MSHHTRADVVLDDRPPAYVELEILHEEDKKWTPKKIALWVIIALIGGISWTMLAIVRGETVNAIWFVFAAVSTYFIGYRFYSKYIENKLTEPDDRRATPAEYDADGKDYAVTDRRVLYGHHFAAIAGAGPLVGPVLAAQMGYLPGTIWIIAGVIFAGAVQDYLVLFFSMRRGGRSLGQMAKEELGPIGGYAAILATLAIMIIITAILALVVVNAMGESPWGVFSVGMTIPIALFMGVYLRYIRPGKVNEISIIGFVLLMIAIIGGGVVADTEWGVQYLTLERTTLAWAVIIYGFIAAVLPVWLLLAPRDYLSTFMKIGTICLLAIGIIVVRPEITVPAFSEYASRTDGPVWSGGLFPFLFVTIACGALSGFHALIASGTTPKMVEKERQTRFIGYGGMLMESFVAIMALVAALTVDRGIYFAMNSAAGVTGGTVETAAVFVNSLGLTGVNVTPELLQTTAENVGEHSIVSRTGGAPTLAVGMAGILHNMMPAWDLMSFWYHFAIMFEALFILTAVDAGTRVARFMLQDTLGNFFPKFRDHNWRAGAWFATAVMVAGWGGILILGVTDPLGGINTFYPLFGIANQLLAAVALAVCLAIAANKGKFKYLWIIALPLAFDLVVTVVGSYQKIFSSNPSVGYWANHFRYKEALAAGETSLGAAQSVEAMEAVVRNTMVQGILSIVFVVLALIVVITAVIEVLKAKNGHAMKSHENPYVESEIYAPAGMFVTPSEKDLEAQWREYYKRHPEKELAKGH, encoded by the coding sequence GTGAGTCACCACACCCGGGCAGACGTCGTGCTTGACGATCGCCCACCAGCATACGTTGAGCTAGAGATTCTTCATGAAGAAGACAAGAAATGGACCCCCAAGAAAATTGCTCTGTGGGTCATTATTGCGTTAATCGGCGGTATTAGCTGGACCATGCTGGCTATTGTTCGCGGTGAAACCGTGAACGCTATCTGGTTTGTTTTTGCCGCTGTTTCAACCTATTTCATTGGCTACCGTTTTTACTCAAAGTACATTGAGAATAAGCTGACCGAGCCTGATGACCGTCGTGCAACTCCTGCAGAGTATGACGCCGATGGCAAGGACTACGCTGTTACTGACCGCCGTGTGCTCTACGGTCACCACTTTGCGGCAATCGCTGGTGCTGGTCCGCTGGTTGGTCCCGTTCTTGCAGCTCAGATGGGTTACCTGCCCGGCACTATCTGGATCATTGCTGGTGTTATTTTTGCTGGCGCTGTTCAGGACTACTTGGTGCTGTTCTTCTCCATGCGCCGTGGCGGACGTTCGCTGGGTCAGATGGCGAAAGAAGAGCTCGGTCCTATCGGTGGTTACGCAGCGATTCTTGCAACCCTCGCTATCATGATCATCATTACCGCGATTCTCGCGCTGGTGGTTGTGAACGCTATGGGCGAATCCCCCTGGGGTGTTTTCTCTGTCGGTATGACCATCCCGATTGCGCTGTTCATGGGTGTTTACCTGCGTTACATTCGTCCGGGTAAGGTCAACGAAATTTCGATTATCGGCTTTGTACTGCTGATGATTGCGATTATCGGCGGTGGCGTTGTTGCTGACACTGAGTGGGGCGTACAGTACCTCACTTTGGAGCGCACTACCTTGGCTTGGGCTGTTATTATCTACGGTTTCATTGCGGCTGTTCTGCCCGTGTGGTTGCTGCTGGCACCTCGCGATTACCTCTCAACCTTCATGAAGATTGGTACTATCTGCCTGCTTGCTATCGGTATCATCGTGGTTCGTCCCGAGATCACTGTTCCTGCTTTCTCTGAGTACGCTTCTCGTACTGATGGCCCGGTCTGGTCTGGTGGCTTGTTCCCCTTCCTCTTCGTTACCATTGCCTGCGGTGCGCTTTCAGGCTTCCACGCTCTGATTGCTTCGGGTACTACCCCCAAGATGGTTGAGAAGGAACGCCAGACCCGCTTTATTGGTTACGGTGGCATGCTTATGGAGTCCTTCGTAGCTATCATGGCGCTGGTTGCTGCTTTGACCGTTGATCGTGGCATCTACTTCGCCATGAACTCCGCTGCCGGTGTAACCGGTGGCACTGTTGAAACCGCCGCTGTTTTCGTGAACTCTCTCGGTCTGACCGGTGTGAACGTCACCCCCGAGCTACTGCAGACCACAGCTGAGAATGTGGGCGAGCACAGCATCGTCTCGCGTACCGGTGGTGCTCCCACCTTGGCTGTGGGTATGGCAGGTATCTTGCACAACATGATGCCCGCGTGGGATCTGATGAGCTTCTGGTACCACTTCGCGATTATGTTTGAGGCTCTGTTCATTCTGACTGCTGTGGACGCAGGTACCCGCGTTGCTCGCTTCATGTTGCAGGATACTCTGGGCAACTTCTTCCCCAAGTTCCGCGATCACAACTGGCGTGCTGGTGCATGGTTCGCTACCGCGGTGATGGTTGCTGGCTGGGGTGGCATCCTCATTCTGGGTGTTACCGACCCGCTGGGTGGTATTAACACCTTCTACCCGCTCTTCGGTATCGCTAACCAGCTACTGGCTGCTGTTGCTTTGGCTGTTTGCCTGGCAATCGCTGCGAACAAGGGTAAGTTCAAGTACCTCTGGATTATTGCCCTGCCGCTTGCCTTCGACCTGGTTGTGACCGTTGTTGGCTCGTACCAGAAGATCTTTTCTTCTAACCCCTCTGTGGGTTACTGGGCTAACCACTTCCGCTACAAGGAAGCTCTTGCTGCCGGTGAAACCTCGCTCGGTGCCGCTCAGAGCGTTGAGGCTATGGAAGCGGTTGTGCGTAACACTATGGTTCAGGGTATTCTCTCCATCGTGTTCGTAGTGCTGGCGCTGATCGTGGTGATTACCGCGGTGATTGAGGTTCTAAAGGCGAAGAACGGTCACGCCATGAAGTCACACGAGAACCCCTACGTTGAGTCAGAGATTTACGCTCCTGCGGGTATGTTTGTCACCCCCAGCGAGAAGGATCTCGAAGCTCAGTGGCGCGAATACTACAAGAGGCACCCTGAAAAAGAATTAGCGAAGGGGCACTAA
- a CDS encoding YbdD/YjiX family protein encodes MSQTVTPGGDGTVEKIKSFFTVAGRMWNGFSGADKYHKYLAHHRATGCEHEPMTEREFWRDYTDRQDKNPEGRCC; translated from the coding sequence ATGAGTCAAACGGTAACACCCGGCGGCGATGGCACGGTAGAGAAAATTAAGTCTTTCTTTACCGTTGCTGGTCGTATGTGGAACGGTTTTTCGGGTGCGGATAAGTACCACAAGTATTTAGCGCATCACCGCGCGACTGGCTGTGAGCACGAGCCCATGACGGAGCGTGAGTTCTGGCGGGACTACACTGACCGTCAAGACAAAAATCCTGAGGGGCGTTGCTGCTAG
- a CDS encoding NAD(P)H-quinone oxidoreductase, translated as MKAVIENEHGAPGVLEVTETDKPQVGAGQVLVRIAAAGLNRADVVQRKGHYPPPAGESKIYGLEAAGVIEEVGAGVPASRVGQKVMVLLASGGYAEYVAVDARCAIDIPEGLSLVEAACLPEVAATVYSNLVMVAGVSTDPRDNAGKSVLIHGGSGGIGAHAIQLCVALGLRVFSTAGTSEKCDYIESLGAEPINYREQDFEQVVDEKTEGAGVNFIFDMVGGAYLSQHLRALALDGSMVTIAVQGGKVGEFDLSLAMKKRLNIYGRTLRAQSLDYKARVLEGVEQYVVPLVKEGKISPNLHKTFLFGEVAAAHEYFDSGQHRGKVVLVME; from the coding sequence GTGAAAGCCGTTATCGAGAATGAGCACGGTGCGCCGGGCGTCCTTGAAGTAACTGAAACTGATAAGCCGCAGGTAGGGGCGGGGCAGGTGCTGGTTCGGATTGCTGCCGCAGGGCTTAATCGGGCGGATGTTGTGCAGCGCAAGGGGCATTATCCACCTCCTGCCGGTGAAAGCAAGATATACGGACTTGAAGCTGCCGGCGTCATTGAAGAAGTTGGTGCGGGCGTCCCCGCCAGCCGTGTGGGGCAAAAGGTCATGGTATTGCTAGCTTCGGGTGGTTACGCAGAATATGTGGCGGTGGACGCGCGTTGCGCCATCGATATTCCTGAGGGGCTGAGCTTGGTTGAAGCCGCCTGTCTGCCAGAGGTTGCTGCCACCGTGTATTCCAACCTGGTGATGGTTGCCGGTGTATCTACTGACCCGCGGGATAATGCGGGCAAGAGCGTTCTGATTCACGGTGGTTCTGGTGGCATTGGTGCTCATGCCATTCAGCTGTGCGTAGCCTTGGGACTGCGAGTTTTCTCGACCGCCGGAACGTCTGAAAAATGCGACTATATTGAGAGCCTGGGTGCTGAACCCATCAACTACCGCGAGCAGGACTTCGAGCAGGTGGTTGATGAGAAAACTGAGGGTGCAGGGGTCAACTTCATCTTCGATATGGTGGGTGGCGCTTACCTGTCTCAACACCTGCGCGCGCTGGCACTGGACGGCTCTATGGTGACCATCGCAGTGCAGGGTGGAAAAGTAGGGGAGTTCGACCTGTCACTTGCCATGAAAAAACGCCTTAATATTTACGGGCGCACCTTGCGTGCCCAAAGCCTTGATTATAAGGCGCGCGTCCTTGAAGGAGTAGAACAGTACGTGGTGCCCTTGGTTAAGGAAGGGAAAATCAGCCCGAACCTCCACAAAACATTCCTGTTTGGCGAGGTTGCGGCGGCGCACGAATATTTCGATTCTGGTCAGCACAGGGGCAAAGTTGTCTTGGTGATGGAGTGA